DNA from Anaerolineales bacterium:
CATGCCGGGCAGATGGAACTGGTCGCGCAGGGCGATGACCTCAGGGGCGGCCTCGCCGCCAAGGTCTTCGGCGATGAGTGGCAGGTGGCCGAGCTCACGCTCGACGGTGTGGAAAAAATCTTCGCCGGGACCGAGCTCCCAGGTGCCGTGCATGGCCGTGTCTTCACTGGCAGGGATGGCGTAGTAGGTAGCGAAGCCGCGGAAGTGATCGAGGCGAATCACATCCGCCTGGGCGAGGGTGGCGCGCAGGCGATTGAGCCACCAGGCGTAGCCTTCGGCCTTGTGCAGATCCCAGCGGTAGAGCGGGTTGCCCCACAGTTGGCCAGTGGTGCTGAAGATATCGGGCGGCACGCCGGCCACACGCTGCGGCGCGCCGTGGGCGTCGAGCTCGAACAGATCCGGGCGGCACCACACATCGGCGCTGTCGTGGGCGACATAGATGGGCAGATCGCCGATGACGCCCACGCCGCGGGCGGCCATATGGGCGCGCAGTTGCGTCCACTGGCGGAAGAGCAGGAATTGTTGGAAGGCGTAATAGGCCAAGCTGCTGGCCTGGGCCTGGCGCACGGCGGCCAGTGCTTCAGGGTGGCGCGCCCGCAGCGGCGCGGGCCAGTGCGGCCAGGCCTGCTGGCCGTGCTGGCTCTTGAGCACCATGAACATACTGTAGTCGTCGAGCCAGGCGGCCTGGGCGGCGCAAAAGGCTGCGAATTCGGCGCGCAGGGCCGGCAGGCTGTGCAGGCGGGCAAAGGCCACCTGGTAGAGGCCGCGTTTCCACTGCGTGAC
Protein-coding regions in this window:
- the malQ gene encoding 4-alpha-glucanotransferase; its protein translation is MDFQHRSGILLHITSLPGRFGIGDLGPQAYAWVDFLAASGTRWWQTLPLGPTGYGESPYQSYSSFALNPNLLSPEQLLVDGLLDAAHLETAPAFPSHTVDFPAVTQWKRGLYQVAFARLHSLPALRAEFAAFCAAQAAWLDDYSMFMVLKSQHGQQAWPHWPAPLRARHPEALAAVRQAQASSLAYYAFQQFLLFRQWTQLRAHMAARGVGVIGDLPIYVAHDSADVWCRPDLFELDAHGAPQRVAGVPPDIFSTTGQLWGNPLYRWDLHKAEGYAWWLNRLRATLAQADVIRLDHFRGFATYYAIPASEDTAMHGTWELGPGEDFFHTVERELGHLPLIAEDLGGEAAPEVIALRDQFHLPGMKVFQFGFDLGMEHPFLPHNYPVNCVAYSGTHDNDTFLGWFEHAPAAQRALCERYIQVGPQGFVWSMLEMLWASQAALTVAPLQDFLELGSAARMNIPGTPLGNWHWRVDGGHLTPSLAQRIAALNQRNARSK